The Ziziphus jujuba cultivar Dongzao chromosome 1, ASM3175591v1 genome segment AATTTCAAGACTTGTATCTGAAGGATTAATTGTACTTGATTCAGTAGAGAAGTTTGTTGGTCGAATAGGCAAATTATCTCCACTAGTAACTTGATTTTCTTGATTTGTAGTATCCACATAATCAAATACATTGAAATGTTGACCAGCATCTATTGACAATATATTTGGAACAGTATTAGGAGATTGAGACTTGAGTAACATCAAGGAAGcaatagaaaaattttaattctgCACTTCAGTTGATCTTTTAAGAGTACTTTGCAAAAAACCAATAGAAAAAGGAAAGTCTTTTTCATTGAAATTGACACTTCGAGCTATGTAAATTTTCCCAGCTGAATTCATGCACTTGTATCCCTTATGATCTGCAtaatatccaacaaaaatacattttttagtATGAAACTGAAACTTATGTAATTGAAAGGCCTTATAAAAGAATAACAAGCACTCACAAAGACCTTTAGAAAATCATAATCAGGAACCCTTTTAACAGCAATTGATAAGGACTTTTGTAATCAAGAACTAATGTTGGTAGTCTATTGATTACACAGATAGCTGAAGTAAAGGCTTCCCACTAGTAGAATAAAGGCATATGAGCCAGTGCAAGAAAACACAGCCCTACTTCAACAATGTGCTTGTGTTTTCTCTCAGCTCGTCCATTTTGTTGATGCATGTAAAGACAGGAGTGTGTGAAATTAATACCACACTCTTTCAAATAAGGAAGAAAGCTTCAATACTCTCCTCCCCAGTCTGACTGCAGCCTCTTTATCGTTATGTTAAGCATCCTTTCAACCATTACATGAAATTGCTTGAAAGTAGATAAAGCCTCATATTTTACTGTCATTGGATAGATCCAAGTATATCTAGAAAAGTCATCAATGAAGTGAATATAGTATCTATATCCTTCTTTTGAAACTATTGCAGTAGGCACCCATACATCAGTAtgtatcaattcaagaggagctAAAGCTTTAGAATCAGATATTGGAAAATGACACAAATGAGCCTTTCCAAATTGACAAGCTTCACAAAAAGTAGAACTTTTATTTATAGACAAATTTGGCTTGTACAAAGATAAAACTTTATTTACAACAGCCATTGAAGCATGTCCTAAACGTTGATGTAGTATATCAAGATCAATACTCTTCTTAGTTGAACTAGACAAAACACTCTTTAAAGAAACTGACATATCTGAAACCTAGTTATACTCTGAACTCACCAGTAGctcaattttcaaaatcaagaaATGAATTACGCTCTTTTTATGaagaagaaatggttccaaacaGCACGCACATTGCTTTATTCCTTACTAAGCTTGTATTAGCATTGTTGTAGACAACTTGCTGAGATCCCAAGCATGTTCCAACACCTTGTTGTGCTTGTTTATAAGGTATTTGCAGCTTGTAAAGTCCATCTTCAAGCATTCCTTGAAAAACCACTAGTCCCATCTGTTTGTCCTTAAAGCAATTGTTAGCATCAAATTCAATCACAACATTGTTGTCACACACCTGTTTTGATATACTCAACAAGTTCTTTGCAATAGAGGGCACAACAAGAACATTcttcaacaacaaaataaactaGGACAAGTTAAAGAGGATATCAGTGTATTACCTACACTTGCAATGTCAAGACTTTGACCATTACCAACAAGAAGCTTGTTTTTACCATTATATTCAAACTGTTGTACAAACTATTCCCATCAACAACAACATGGTTTGTTACACCACTATCCAAATACCAGTTTGGATCTCCCATCCAGACTGGTGTGGTAGCTATATTAGCTGATGCTTGTCCTGAAAATCCATTGGTACCTAGCTGCATTCCTGTGTCCCTGTAATTTCAATGAACATTAACCTGATTACTTTCACGGTTATATTCTCCATTGCCCATATGTTGATAAGGAATGATTGAAGCAGAACCAGCAGCATTTAAAGGCATTCCTCCACCAAAATAGCCataatttggttgagttacaCCAGGTTGAGTTATATAACCAGTATTCATACCAATAAACGATGTTGGAATGAGACCACCAGGAATGCTAGAATTGAGCAATGCAGGATTGTCAATTGGAAAAACTGAGCATTCAAACCTTGTGAGTTTTGCAGATAGTCATTTCCATGAAACccttaaaaaattgaatttccaggGTTGGAATCCCTATGGTAACAAACACTTGCCAAATGACCAACAATCCAACAAATCTGACATTGAGGCTTGCAATTCTTAGTACCTCTTCCTCTACCTCTATTTCTTCCATAATAACCTCTACCACGTTGATCATCATATCCTCCTCTCTCATAAAAACCAGTTTTGCCATAACCAAAATCTTTAGTGTTAGAAATGTTTGAATAGACACCATTGTTGTTAATGGAATTATACCAGAAGTAGATAAGGTCAGAGTATTATTATGATTCAAAGTCGACCGATGATTAAAGGCAGATACTATATTTACAGAATGAAACATAGCCATAGTATTTTGCTGCTCAAGAGTAGTCTCATAATGAGATAGATAATTCTTTACCTCTTGGAGACTTGGCAAAGGTGGTCTGCTTGTGTAATTGACTCGCACTGTGTCATACTCTGGCCCTAAACCAGTTAAGATGCACATTACAAGCTCCTTCTTAGAGATAGAAAAACCACCAGCACACATACAGTCAGcaattttcttcatctttttacAGTAATCAAGAATCTTCATTGAGCCTTTCTTTGTTGTTGGTAATTTGTTCCTAAGTTGAAGCATCAGTACTTCAGATTGACAAGAATACATCCCTTCTATTGCTGTCCATAATCTTCTTAAGGTTTTTAGGCCAACAAGATCTACAAGTTCCTCTACTTCGATTGCAGTAGTCAACCAACCAAGCAATAGTTGATCCTGTAAAATCCACAACTGCTGTTCAAGAGAATAGGTTGATAGATTGTGATCATTTACCTCTGCATCATTGTAAACAAATTCTTGCATGAATTATGGCTCATCAACCAACACAAACTTATCAAGTTTGTGACCTCACAGTATAGGAAGAATTTGAGACTTCCATACTAGAAAATTTTCACTATTTAGCTTCAGGATGCTACTGGAAAACGGAGAAGCAGTGATCAAAGAAgctttattcttttttgaaattaaacctGCAAATGAGTTCATCACATTCGGAACTCCTGAATTTTCCATTCTGAACTCACTAGATCCTCAAtattgctctgataccatgtgaAAGTAGTGTTTGCATAGAAAGAACATGgaggaaaataaaggaaaaaacaagAACAAGAGAGAAAATGAAGTGAGAAACGTGAACTGGCTTTTCTAGAATATTCAATAAACTTTTTCCATTAAAAGTCTTATTACACGTGACTGCTGCATATACTAATACAAAATCAAACTAACACCTGAGTTACCGACCTGgactaaaaataaaacaagaaaacaaactaACTAATAATGCCACGTCATTTTTCATCAACAGAGATTTTACCTTGGATATCGAAGAAGCATTAGACCAATTCATGTTCGATGTGCCTCATTGAGAGTGTCAATACCGACTCCAGATAATTCTAGACCGCTCTTGATTACTCTGTAAAACCCTGGATCTTACTATAAAGCGTGGGCAGCGAGCAGTGCCTAGAGattgatgataaaaaataaaaaataatatgtaataaaatattaatactaGAAATCACAGTCGATGAAACAAACCCACTCTTCACCTAATATAAATAGCTAATAGTGCTGGTCATGTATGTGTCTAAGAGTGAGAGCTTATGTGAGATGTGTGCTGTCAAGTGAGAAGAGTATTAGGTGAGTGTGTGCCAGTGTCCAAGTGAGAGTAATATAAGTAAGTGTTTAATTAGTCCACATTTGTATaagctgattttttttattcaatattaatagaaatcaatttattgtttaattttggTCCTCTATCTCCGCTCTTATCACTTCCATAATGACAAATTTATCATAAATAGTAAGTGTATGGGTCATATCAAGTAATAAAATTATGGGTGATTTCTACTAGAATTGTAAACTTGTTTGAATGCTAAGTaccataataatcataaatcaactttatttaagtaaccaaataaaaaaaatttaaactaacaATTAAATACTAACTTAATTCTAAATTAAAGACAATTAGAAAGAAGTGACATACACAACAATAATTAGGAAAAAGAACAATACATGAAAAAATCTGAGGACTTTGATTTCCTCTTTACCTTTCTTATATTGGTTTGTGTTAAGAACCTCTCAAAAACTCAGAATCCTAAGATAGCCCCTCTAGGAAAAACCCTGTTAGAAATTTTGTGGAAAATTAGACATCATCTCATCTGTAAAATGGATTTCTCTGAATTTTTCATGaatagaaaacacacttctaacatgCATCTGCCTCATTCCCTCCTCTTACTAAAAAATTTCCTCAAGATTACAACACTCCCTAAACAAACGAATAgagcatatataaataattaataagcaTAAATAATCTTATACAGATCTCCAAGTTTACAATTTAATATCTGAGCATTCTAAGATTATCTaaagaaaaatgtaaatattacaTATACAAAGAAGTGATAATAACAAAGTAAAGGAATAGGGAAAAATACTATTAGGCACGATAACAAAAAGACGCAATCGAGAGGAGCGCACAGCATCGACAACCAATCTGCTAGCTAGCTAGACATAGGGAATGGatttgaaaaatgaagaaaattaatGAGATGCTAAGCATTTCAATGAATAGTGCCtatttaatattaacaataatatagatactactatataataataattaaatcgagtaaaagaattaataatagtaataatattgttatttttaataaaaataacgataatttaataaaaataaaataaatatttagaaaaacaaCTTGCCTCTCAAAATACTTCACTAATCCActcaatttgataaattcccTTTTCTCAaatcattttcacaaaatccataattttgtattctcaaatatttaaatatcgttgtaagaaataaaataagatgaAGCAAAAGGTTATTTAATtactttccccaaaaaaaaattattaaaataagtaaataaacaaaattaagaaaaatgagaaatgatacaatataataaatattatacttaaagcaattaaactaataaattaatgaatgattaattgatcaatcaaaaccataaatttaataaatccattaaaatattcaaaaacacaTGAAATATCAGATATATACCTAATGCACCACACAATATATTAAGTGATGCTTGATATTCAAAACAGCACCTAACAAAAAGAGATGAGAAGAGATATATGCAATCAAACACCTTGCCATCCCAAAAGTGCCAAGCCAACAATCTACCATCCTATAACTAAAGGAAGGGCAACTAATGCTTACAATGCAAAATATCTACCGACACTCTCTCACTTAGCTCTTATAAGATGGCTAAATAATACCTGCACGTTAATCAATGATGATAACAAGAACACTAATACTGTATAATacatctaaaaacaatacaaatatgtagattttttcaaaattctattttataaattttactatAATACCATAGCATTTCAAACTCATTTAAATTGTTCAATTGATTAAAACATAttcataaaataacaattttacaaattatatacatattaataaaatccattttataaACATCAACTATCAATGTTTACAAAAACATATATGGAGATACATTCGTAAGACgcatataaaataacaatttccttttattcaattaatataatattgataaaaaaatgcataacagcattttatgtatttaatcccaaaaataaatttcagaaaatataccACTTATCAAAAAATGGGAATCATTCTATATGCTCTACGAGATTCATTCCTTGATTCATATGGgtgcctaaaatatcaatagaaatacaatatcaattcaaatattatttttctatcagATATTTTATACACAATTCACCTCgggtatttaaaaaattagcaacctatataccaaaatgaaacTTAAAGCACAATGATCACGAATCTAATTTTACCTATCAGAAATTCAATCGGTGGTGCCTAAAATCTCACCGAAAAGACTTGATCAACTTTAAGCTCTCAGATCTTTTTATCTAGCTCGAATTAAGCTAAAAAGGACCTAGAAATCGAGTTTAAGAAGGTCAAAAATAGTGGGAAAATGTAGTGGTTTAGCCTGAAACGCATTGGAACTGGGGAATCGGCTAGCCACTGTAGTTGCCTAAAAATAACACCGATCCTAGTTCATCACTGGCAATTTGGCTATGAAAATTGGGCAACCAATCAGTCTTTGAGTCAATAAGATAGTGGTGGCGCCGATGAGGCTAACCGAAAATGGGTTAATATGGCGAGGAAACCAAGCTGCTGACATTGTTAAAAATCACTCAATCCTGGTGCATCACCAACAATCTCACTATGATTTTTGGCCAACCAACTAGGTTTGGCACAGGCTTCATGGTGGTGGTGGCAATGAGAAAGGGTGACAGTTGAAGATTGGGGTTTTAGAGGGTGGCTagttctctctctttctctctctctctctctcccctccgaTTGGTCTGAGTGGACCAATAAAAACACACCCATGGTGCCACTGGGCAGCCATGTGAGTCATTCATTTGCTGACACATGTGGCACATGTCAACTGGTATTTTAATTTGCCACTTTGCAtgcttttcaaaaatatcagtAAAATcagtcccaaaaaaataattgtatctTTAAatatctataactttttaactatagATCCAAATTTAGCGTAtcgctagtctacgaactcatatcgatgagcactGTACGATAGTATACAAGCTAAAAccataatatatacaaacaaaaagtcaacctcaGCCTTGCTTAATCAGTCCTAATCTCAACTTTGATTTtagcatgccactagtctatgaaatTGTGATGATGTGTACTTCATGATAGTGCTCTGATTAAAATGAAATTCTAGCTGTACTAAAAAGTCAACTGTGAAACCTGTTTGGTCAACCcgatcaatttggtcaaaatgCGATAAATTTCAATACAATTTGGTACAGGATGTTACATCTTAGGTgatgaattatttaatttctaaacCAAATGGTAACCAAGTGTAATTAATACTCTCTAATTGCCTTTTCCAAGGTCACTTAGAAGCTATGAGTAACAAATTAATTGGAATTCCTTCCTAATTAATTCAACTACCCATGCATTATAAAAAACCCTTTTAGAGACCTAAGATTTAATGAGTCTTccaactaaataataaatataagattCACACAAACAAATcggataaaaagtaaaataaaaaatcaacctattaattaaatatcatccaaGTAGAGGTTTATCAAAATCCTAGATAGAAATTTAGCTACACATGTTCATAGTAAATaccataacaaaatttaaagaaaaaccaTAAAGAAAGACATAATATTCACTAATTAACAATAAACCCAATAAAAATTAGAGAATAAAGatggaggagaaaaaaaaacaaatttaattgaAGAATATTGGTGTAAGTTAAAGAGGTACCTTATGGCGACATGGCCGATGTAAATAATGACTTTGGATCCAAGAATGTATGACCAAAATTTGTCACATGCAAAGACCACCGCCAACATTTCCTTTTCAATGGTTGTATAATTGGCTTGAGCCTCATTAATTGActtgtataattatataatcttaTCTCTTCTTTGTCCTAATACCGTACCAACTGCAAAATCACTTGCATCACACATGATTTCAAATGGTTCTTTCCATTCTGGTGTAATCATGATTGGAGCTGACACaagcttttttttaatcacattaAAAGCTTCACGACACTCcacatcaaaaacaaaatttgcatCTTTTTCAGGTAGAGAGCAAAGTGGCTTTACAATCTTAGAAAAATCTTTGATGAATTGTCAATAAAATTTAGCATGTCCAAGGAAGCTTTGAATGCCTTTAACACTAGTCAGTGAAGGAAGCTTCTCAATTGTGGCAATCTTAGCACGGTCAATTTCTAACCCCTTAGATGCAATGTGTTGCCTTAGCACCTTATGGATGGCTTTGTTTAGCTTCCGATAGTCGATGTAAAAATGCCACCTGGTGATGGTCTTAGAAGGGATAATCTCTTCATTATCACTTTTAATCACTGTCATGCCAACTTCTTAGAAACAACTTGAACTGGGCTCACCCAAGAACTATCAAAAATTGCATAAATGATACCAGCATTCCATGTGGATCATTGATTGCAAAGACGGTGGATGAAGCATATGCATTGCTTGAAGAGATGGCATCTAGTTCTTTTAGTTGGCCTATTAAGAGGCAAATGGGAAGGAGACCCACTGGTGTGTTTGAAGTCGATGTACTCACCAATTTGACGGCGAAGGTTAATGCTATATCACATCAATTGGCTTCACTTGGTTCAAATATTTCTTCATCTAGTTCAGGTATGGAGCCAGCATTTCTACTTGGGAGGAGCTTATGGATAGGTTTTTGAAGAAGTTTTTCCCCCCCTTTCAAGGTCCTCAAAGTTGAGAAGTGAAATTGGTCAGTTCCATCAATTGGACTTTGAGCCAATGAATAAAGCATGGGAAAGGTTTAAGGAGCTTCTAAGAAAGTATCCTCAACATGGCTATGATGAGTGGGTCCTCATCGACATCTTCTACAATGGTCTCAAAGATCATACCAAGACTATTGTTAGCACTGCTTATGGATCATTGATGGTAAAGACGGTGGATGAAGCATATGCATTGCTTGAAGAGATGGCATCTAGTTCTTTTAATTGGCCTAAGTGGCAAATGGGAAGGAGACCCACTGGTATGATGATAATTTGGGGAGAATTGATGATGTATTTGGTAGAGAGATATGGAAATTATGGATATGGTGTTCTTGaataagaggaagaaaaagaaaaaaaatgaatgaaaaattaaaatttgaatgggTGAGTATAGGAATCGgtgaaaaggaagaagaaatgaATTTTTAGTATTTGGTAAGTGCATGTGAGTTGCATATGTCAAATTAATGGCAACACAAATGCAATTAAGCTTTAGATTGCGATTACCTAAGCCTAGATGGCTCTCCCAAGCTCAATCGCTCTTACGCTATGTTTTCCTAATGACAAATCCACTAAATAACTCTCTTCTGAGATAGAATTTGTAGATCTATCCAATATCCAAtcaatttttccaaattaattagCCATATTATAACAATTCATGTAAAGAAACACAAGCAATTGATTAAAGAAATCAAATAATCATCAACCCATTTAAACATTCAACAATCATTGTAGGGATTCCATCAAAACACTAGATATAAAATCTAAAACATAATCATAGATGAAACAATTTCTAAAATCATATACGATTTCATTAATAAaagcataatttatacaatattcCCAAAATGAATCCTTACACACAAAATTAGAGAGAACAAAGAATGAAGAGAAAACTTAATAATGATGAATCTTGATGTTCATCCCTTGAATCTTCCAAGAATCTTCAATTCCCATGCTTTCTCTCTCTGAATTGGAGCCTCTCTCTCTAACTTGTGTGTGTGTTGTTCTTCCAAAAGCCACCTTGTTCTTGTGTAGTAGGGTATATAAAGACCAACAATTAAGCCTCCTCTCATCACAAGATTAAAACCCTATCAAAAGAGGAAATAATCAAGCCATTAGTTCTTTATCAGGAGACTCATAACACTCACatgacttttttaaaataaagtcaCATGCATATAGGGCTGGCAAAATCTCACACAACACGATAACCTACACGAACCCGCACGATAATTTGCAAGTTTGGTTTGATGATATCGTATCGGGTCCGTATCAATGTCACTCAATAGACCTAATAAATTAACGTGTTTTAAAAGGTGAAATACGATAATACATAATAAACCCATTAAAGAGGagtattttttgtaattaattaaaatcatttaatttattgttaaacacatattgatttgttgttttttagtttaaattttttgtaattaattaaaatcatttaatttattgttaaacacatattgatttgttgttttttagtttaatttttaaaaaaatataaaaagaaataagtgttttgcaagattttttttttaaaaaaacacatcattttattatttgaaaactaaGTTAAATTTGAGTtttcaaatttgtatatattcttAATGGATTAACGGATTGAGTGACTAGTTATACGATTATTTATCTAACGGATTCAGGATTATCTATTTTCACACGGAAGCTTAATGGGTTGTTTTTGGGTTAACTAAATTTTACACGAACACGACACAACACATTACAAACATGGTTTAACACGACAAGTTGCCAAGCCTACATGCACATCACATGTTTTTCTCTACACGCTCTAACATGTCATCATTAAAACTTAATCACATGACTAGCACAAGACTTCATTAAAACAAAGTCACATGACTAGCACATGATTTTCTTTGCACTTCATTTTGGCCAATAAGACATGGAACGTCAACATTTTAAAATCATGAATAATAGGTGACATGTTTGACTTAGTTCAAGTACGGTGAGCCTTCTTGCTATTCAAAGTGATCCCCAAAGTtctaaaaattagataaattaacTTTAATCTCATTTTGAGTTCACTTGCATAAgtacacaaaaatatatataataaccataaatgtttgaaatttctacAAATAATCAAGCTATAGAGGACTCAATATGTAAGTTAAAATTCACTTATCACTTGGAAACTCCTGAATGGTTTTCATGAATTTGCTCATTACAGAACCATTCAAAGTTCGTTGAATAATTAGGTTGTGTTCCAGCAAAGATAAGATTATGATAAAGATAGAAAGATTGGAATTTCTACAAAAATATGGCAGAGTAGCACAAGCAGTTTGGGATCAAGATAGTTCAGGAGCTGCCGGAACTTCCAATAGTACTCCACAACAGACCTGGACACATAATATTGTTGAAGAGGAGGAGATGGTGGGCTTAAAGAGGCATCAAGAAGACATTATGAAGCAGTTGGTAAACACAGACGTTATGAACCACGCAACCATTCTTGTGGCTGGTCATGGTGGATCAGGTAAGACCTTGCTTGTGAAGAACATTTATCGGAATAAACAAGTTAGAGAAAAGTTTGACTGCCACGCTTGGGTCCATGTTTCGCCTTCATAGAATGTGAACTCGTTTTGAAGATGCTTAAACAATTTTGTCCAGGAaaaagtgaacaatatatgtcTTTGGATCAAGGAGTAGCTATGATTGAAGAAAAGTTGCGTAGTTACTTGGAGGACAAAAAGTATCTGGTTGGTTTAGATGACGTTTGGAGTAAACAAGGCAGTTTTATACCTTTAGACAATGTCTTACCAATAAATAACAATGGCAGTAGAATTGTTGTCACTGCTCGGAAAAATGAAGTAGCCAACGCAGACTATACTCATGAATTGCATGGGTTAAGCCAGGA includes the following:
- the LOC125420615 gene encoding uncharacterized protein LOC125420615, giving the protein MQEFVYNDAEVNDHNLSTYSLEQQLWILQDQLLLGWLTTAIEVEELVDLVGLKTLRRLWTAIEGMYSCQSEVLMLQLRNKLPTTKKGSMKILDYCKKMKKIADCMCAGGFSISKKELVMCILTGLGPEYDTVRVNYTSRPPLPSLQEVKNYLSHYETTLEQQNTMAMFHSVNIVSAFNHRSTLNHNNTLTLSTSGIIPLTTMVSIQTFLTLKILVMAKLVFMREEDMMINVVEVIMEEIEVEEEVLRIASLNVRFVGLLVIWQVFVTIGIPTLEIQFFKGFMEMTICKTHKV